AAGGTGTCGCTCGACGAAAACCAAATGCAAATGTCACTAACTGGGCGTTCCGTATCGGGCTGCTCTTTATCATCGGCCTGTTCATCACCGTCATGATTCTCGACGTGTTTTACAATCGTTTATGGGCGGAAGGTTGATGACTGAGAATGTTTCTCGGCGCATTGTGCTCACAGGGGCATCGCAGGGACTTGGCCGGGCGATGTTGGAGGGATTCATCTCACATGGGCATCGAGTTGCAGCATGCAGCCGATCTGCACATGCCATCGAAGAGTTGCACGAAACGTTTGGTGAGCCACATCATTTTCGGGTCGTCGATGTGGCGGATGACAATCAGGTGCGGGACTGGGCGCAAACGGTTCTGGATGATTTTGGTATTCCTGACCTGGTGATCAACAACGCGGCGATCATCAACCCGAACAACCCACTCTGGCAAATCACATCCAGTGACTTTGACCGGTTATTTGCCGTGAATGTCAGCGGTACAGCCAGCGTGATCCGGCATTTTCTCCCGGCAATGCTGAGTCACTTTCAGTCACACCATGAACAGGCGGGCATTGACCCCGTCATCGTCAACTTCAGTTCCGGCTGGGGACGATCCGTCGCCGCGGAAGTTGCTCCCTACTGTGCATCAAAGTGGGCGATTGAAGGACTCACAAAAGCTCTTGCGGAAGAATTGCCCGGTCACTTTTGTGCAGTCCCTCTTAACCCTGGCATTATCAACACCAGCATGCTTCGAAGTTGTTTCGCGGACGGAGCCGATGGCTTTCCTGTTCCATCACAATGGGCCCAGGTGGCGGTGCCCTTTATCCTGAGCTTCAATCGTCGTCACAGTGGTCAGTCACTGTCCGTGCCAGGTATGTAGCTGTTATACCTGCGCCGAGAAACACAGGATCTGTACCAGCTAACATAACTGTCTGTTGAAGAATCGGGACAGGTACGCGGGATGGCTGTAAGTCGTCGTGTTTTCATGTCTCCTGCTCGAACGGGTCCCGTTCTTCAAGACGCTGCTAAACTCGGACTGGCCTTGGTTGAAGTCCCGCCAACCCCGTGCGCTGAAAATTGTGGGGGCTGGTCGGATGCATCAGTTGGAAAAATGGCCAGCGTGGTGTTTGACGACATTCGGAGGCACCAGAATCCAGAGTTGTCTAATCCCGACTCTTGATGGATTCGAATGCCTGATTGCCGATCC
The Planctomycetaceae bacterium DNA segment above includes these coding regions:
- a CDS encoding SDR family oxidoreductase, which gives rise to MTENVSRRIVLTGASQGLGRAMLEGFISHGHRVAACSRSAHAIEELHETFGEPHHFRVVDVADDNQVRDWAQTVLDDFGIPDLVINNAAIINPNNPLWQITSSDFDRLFAVNVSGTASVIRHFLPAMLSHFQSHHEQAGIDPVIVNFSSGWGRSVAAEVAPYCASKWAIEGLTKALAEELPGHFCAVPLNPGIINTSMLRSCFADGADGFPVPSQWAQVAVPFILSFNRRHSGQSLSVPGM